In Erpetoichthys calabaricus chromosome 4, fErpCal1.3, whole genome shotgun sequence, one genomic interval encodes:
- the LOC114641309 gene encoding olfactory receptor 10A2-like isoform X2: MQSTAMRNATVFVSEFVLHCEVTSEIRNFTVVALAIVYLVTLVGNTLVLLVIILDHHLQTPMFFLIGTLAVLDLLHNTNLIPKMMALLLFDTSPIPFGACLVQMFLVFHLQIVESFLFTVMAYDRYIAVILPLRYPQLVNGRTVWAGILLCNILSGIPMTIYMVFVHELSFCRTNVIPYCFCDYATMVHISCTENPKYLSFLSTIATTYGSVTLAIIFFSYGKIAHAALKISSAEGKGKIFDVLITHLLVVLLFYLPLLTAFILPGLGVKLSTEAYNALIIVATIVPPMINPIIYSFRNKEMKNAIKKLFLGKRTTPEIKNHK; the protein is encoded by the exons ATGCAATCTACAGCGATGCGCAATGCAACCGTCTTTGTGTCAGAATTTGTGCTGCACTGTGAAGTCACATCGGAAATTCGAAACTTTACTGTTGTCGCTCTGGCCATCGTTTATCTGGTGACCCTTGTTGGAAACACCTTGGTCTTACTAGTAATAATCCTagaccaccatctccaaacccCTATGTTTTTTTTGATTGGTACCCTGGCTGTATTAGACTTGCTACACAACACTAACTTGATCCCTAAAATGATGGCTCTTCTCCTGTTCGACACTTCTCCAATACCTTTTGGCGCCTGCTTGGTTCAGATGTTCCTGGTCTTTCATCTTCAAATAGTGGAATCCTTTCTCTTCACTGTTATGGCATATGACCGTTATATCGCTGTTATTCTCCCATTGAGATACCCTCAACTTGTAAATGGCAGAACTGTGTGGGCAG GCATCTTATTATGCAATATTCTCTCAGGCATTCCAATGACCATATATATGGTATTTGTTCATGAACTTTCATTTTGTCGCACGAATGTTATACCTTATTGCTTCTGTGACTATGCCACTATGGTTCACATTTCTTGCACAGAAAATCCTAAATACTTAAGTTTTCTCTCAACAATCGCAACCACATATGGTTCTGTAACTTTGGCAATAATCTTCTTTTCTTATGGCAAGATTGCGCACGCAGCACTTAAGATTTCGTCAGCAGAAGGCAAGGGAAAGATCTTCGATGTGCTCATCACCCACCTTCTCGTGGTGTTACTCTTCTATTTGCCATTGCTGACTGCTTTCATTTTACCTGGATTAGGAGTGAAGCTGTCAACTGAAGCCTACAACGCTTTGATTATAGTCGCTACTATTGTCCCCCCAATGATCAATCCCATCATCTACAGTTTTAGGAAcaaggaaatgaaaaatgcaataaagaaaCTTTTCTTGGGGAAACGAACGACTCCAGAAATCAAGAACCATAAATGA
- the LOC114641309 gene encoding olfactory receptor 10A2-like isoform X1 translates to MQSTAMRNATVFVSEFVLHCEVTSEIRNFTVVALAIVYLVTLVGNTLVLLVIILDHHLQTPMFFLIGTLAVLDLLHNTNLIPKMMALLLFDTSPIPFGACLVQMFLVFHLQIVESFLFTVMAYDRYIAVILPLRYPQLVNGRTVWAGVILCNVLSGMPMTAYLIFVHELSFCRTNVLPHCFCDFANMVMISCTENSKYLSFLSTSTTTLGFGTLAITLFSYGRIGHAALKISSAEGKGKVFDVLVTHLLVVLLFYLPLLTAFILPGVGIILSTEAFNTLVIIGTIVPPMINPIIYSFRNKEMKNAIKKLFTGMRTTPGIDEQK, encoded by the coding sequence ATGCAATCTACAGCGATGCGCAATGCAACCGTCTTTGTGTCAGAATTTGTGCTGCACTGTGAAGTCACATCGGAAATTCGAAACTTTACTGTTGTCGCTCTGGCCATCGTTTATCTGGTGACCCTTGTTGGAAACACCTTGGTCTTACTAGTAATAATCCTagaccaccatctccaaacccCTATGTTTTTTTTGATTGGTACCCTGGCTGTATTAGACTTGCTACACAACACTAACTTGATCCCTAAAATGATGGCTCTTCTCCTGTTCGACACTTCTCCAATACCTTTTGGCGCCTGCTTGGTTCAGATGTTCCTGGTCTTTCATCTTCAAATAGTGGAATCCTTTCTCTTCACTGTTATGGCATATGACCGTTATATCGCTGTTATTCTCCCATTGAGATACCCTCAACTTGTAAATGGCAGAACTGTGTGGGCAGGTGTCATATTATGCAACGTTCTCTCCGGCATGCCAATGACGGCATATTTGATATTCGTCCATGAACTTTCTTTTTGTCGCACTAATGTCCTGCCTCATTGTTTCTGTGACTTTGCAAATATGGTTATGATTTCCTGCACTGAAAATTCTAAATACTTAAGTTTTCTCTCAACAAGCACAACCACACTTGGTTTTGGAACTTTGGCAATAACCCTCTTTTCTTATGGCAGGATTGGCCATGCGGCACTTAAGATTTCATCAGCAGAAGGCAAGGGAAAGGTCTTCGATGTGCTCGTCACACACCTGCTTGTGGTATTACTCTTCTATTTGCCGTTGCTGACTGCTTTCATTTTACCCGGAGTAGGAATAATACTGTCAACCGAAGCCTTCAACACTTTGGTTATAATTGGTACTATTGTGCCCCCAATGATCAATCCTATTATCTACAGCTTTAGGAAcaaggaaatgaaaaatgcaataaagaaaCTATTCACGGGGATGAGAACAACTCCAGGAATCGACGAACAAAAATGA
- the LOC114641308 gene encoding olfactory receptor 9Q2-like yields the protein MNYTWVSMSEFVLHCAIDTQQKSYTTPVLVMVYLATLFGNLLVILIISTNHRLQTPMYICIATLAVIDLLSSTNIIPQIVAVLLDSTATSYGLCLFQMLLVYYLEAVESLLLAVMACDRYVAVVHPLRYPSLITNKTAWMAVTLLHFSMALFLVPYVLYVTELSFCDTNILNYCFCDYITTVKIACNEETKYLLMVSTTSIVFGVCPFALILLSYFRIAYAALKISSADGKRKVFNTLITHLLVVGLFNIPLVTSYILTGTGVTLSAEAYNTMVIIGNIVPPMFNPIIYSFRNKEIKNSIHRLLTGVKNVTRNE from the coding sequence ATGAACTACACGTGGGTGTCCATGTCAGAGTTTGTGCTGCACTGTGCAATTGACACTCAGCAGAAGAGCTACACAACTCCAGTTCTAGTGATGGTCTACCTGGCGACGCTCTTTGGGAACCTCCTGGTCATCCTCATCATCAGCACGAATCATCGATTGCAGACGCCCATGTACATCTGTATTGCGACTCTGGCAGTAATTGACCTGCTGAGCAGCACCAACATCATTCCGCAAATTGTCGCCGTTCTCTTGGACTCGACAGCTACCTCCTATGGACTTTGCTTATTTCAGATGCTTTTGGTATATTATTTGGAGGCCGTCGAATCCCTCCTCTTGGCTGTAATGGCGTGTGACCGCTACGTGGCTGTTGTCCACCCTCTTCGATATCCTTCTCTTATCACCAATAAAACGGCATGGATGGCTGTGACGCTGCTACACTTCAGTATGGCGCTTTTCCTCGTGCCGTATGTGCTTTATGTGACAGAACTTTCTTTCTGTGACACCAATATTCTGAATTATTGTTTCTGCGACTACATCACAACGGTAAAAATTGCTTGCAATGAAGAAACCAAATACTTATTAATGGTGTCCACCACATCCATTGTTTTTGGGGTTTGTCCATTTGCATTAATTTTACTTTCCTATTTCAGGATTGCTTACGCCGCTCTTAAGATCTCATCTGCTGATGGGAAGAGAAAAGTTTTTAACACCCTGATTACACATCTGCTGGTGGTGGGACTTTTCAATATTCCACTTGTGACATCCTACATATTGACAGGAACTGGAGTGACGCTGTCTGCTGAGGCCTACAACACCATGGTGATCATTGGCAATATTGTTCCTCCAATGTTTAATCCCATAATATACAGCTTCAGAAACAAGGAGATAAAAAACAGCATTCACAGACTTTTAACAGGAGTGAAAAACGTCACCAGAAATGAATGA